A window of Thermovibrio guaymasensis contains these coding sequences:
- a CDS encoding lysophospholipid acyltransferase family protein: MNALTTKYPWVKRKRAYWVWLNTVARLIGTICRLKVRGRENIPKEGKVLLVANHRSYLDPPLVAYAVKKRPVFFMAKSELFDTPILGSLIKHWGNAFPVKRGKLDLTALKTALEILNKGELVCIFPEGQRAPKGKFLRGKWGAGMVAIKAGAPIVPCLIEGSEAIIGKERLISGIPKVNVTFGKPFTIDLDDKKENYQRAVDIMMERIKELKSGN, encoded by the coding sequence ATGAATGCCCTTACTACAAAATATCCGTGGGTTAAAAGAAAAAGAGCTTACTGGGTCTGGTTAAATACAGTTGCTCGCTTAATTGGAACCATCTGTAGGCTAAAAGTAAGGGGAAGGGAAAATATTCCAAAGGAGGGGAAAGTCCTACTTGTAGCAAACCACAGAAGTTACCTAGATCCTCCCCTCGTAGCCTACGCAGTAAAGAAAAGACCCGTTTTCTTCATGGCAAAGTCGGAGCTCTTTGACACGCCTATTCTCGGTTCCCTCATAAAGCACTGGGGAAACGCCTTCCCCGTAAAGAGGGGAAAGCTGGACTTAACGGCCCTTAAAACTGCACTGGAAATCTTAAACAAAGGTGAACTCGTCTGTATATTCCCAGAGGGACAGAGAGCTCCAAAAGGAAAGTTCCTCAGGGGGAAGTGGGGAGCAGGAATGGTAGCTATAAAGGCAGGAGCTCCCATAGTCCCGTGTCTGATAGAGGGAAGTGAAGCCATAATAGGAAAAGAGAGACTCATAAGCGGAATCCCTAAGGTAAACGTTACATTTGGCAAACCCTTCACCATAGATTTAGATGATAAAAAGGAAAACTACCAGAGAGCAGTAGACATTATGATGGAGAGGATAAAGGAGCTCAAAAGTGGAAATTAA
- the nusA gene encoding transcription termination factor NusA — protein sequence MESLGKTIELLCREKGISKEDVIEAVKVGIINAAKKAGYRGNLVVKIDEDGKDFGIFQEKTVVEEVKDPDTEISIEEARELFGQDVKPGDKVLVEIKTEELGRIAAKAAAQVIHEKITEAERKALYDYFKEKIGDVISGTVKEIKRNGDIVVDLGRVVGILPKEEQIPKEKYKIGDRVRAYIYDVVFDYRRYNRKKPSRVDDYPPPYVILSRTHPKLLKRLMEIEIPEVAEGLVEIKAVAREPGVRAKVAVDAKEDYIDPVGACIGVKGSRILPISKELSGEKIEIIRWHDDVAKLVAEALSPAKVVHAESYEDENGDLRVEVVVPDDQLSLAIGKRGVNARLASKLAAQAGQVVGIDIIKESDYRKLEELEEGFEDEE from the coding sequence ATGGAAAGTTTAGGTAAAACTATAGAGCTCCTTTGCAGAGAAAAGGGCATATCAAAAGAGGACGTAATTGAGGCAGTAAAGGTTGGAATAATTAACGCTGCTAAAAAAGCAGGATATAGAGGGAACTTAGTAGTTAAGATAGATGAGGACGGAAAGGACTTTGGAATATTCCAAGAAAAAACGGTAGTAGAAGAGGTAAAAGACCCAGATACGGAAATCTCTATAGAGGAAGCAAGGGAGCTCTTTGGCCAGGATGTAAAGCCCGGAGATAAGGTATTGGTTGAAATAAAGACGGAGGAGCTTGGTAGGATTGCAGCAAAGGCTGCAGCCCAGGTAATCCATGAAAAGATAACAGAGGCCGAGAGGAAAGCCCTCTACGACTACTTTAAAGAGAAGATAGGAGACGTAATCTCCGGAACAGTTAAGGAGATAAAGAGGAACGGAGATATAGTAGTAGACCTTGGAAGGGTTGTTGGAATCCTCCCTAAAGAGGAACAGATACCAAAGGAAAAGTATAAAATCGGTGATAGGGTAAGGGCCTACATCTACGACGTCGTTTTTGACTACAGAAGGTACAACAGGAAAAAGCCCTCAAGAGTAGATGATTACCCACCTCCCTACGTAATTCTTTCAAGGACCCACCCTAAACTCCTTAAGAGGTTAATGGAGATTGAAATTCCTGAGGTTGCAGAGGGATTAGTTGAGATAAAGGCTGTTGCAAGGGAACCGGGAGTGAGAGCTAAAGTAGCAGTTGATGCTAAAGAGGACTACATAGACCCTGTAGGAGCGTGCATTGGAGTAAAGGGAAGTAGGATCCTTCCCATCTCAAAAGAACTATCAGGGGAGAAAATAGAGATAATAAGGTGGCACGACGACGTTGCAAAGCTCGTAGCAGAAGCCCTCTCTCCTGCAAAAGTAGTCCACGCTGAGAGCTACGAGGACGAAAACGGAGACCTCAGGGTAGAGGTAGTTGTTCCCGACGACCAGCTGTCCCTTGCAATAGGAAAGAGGGGAGTAAATGCAAGGCTTGCCTCAAAACTAGCAGCCCAGGCAGGCCAGGTAGTAGGTATAGACATAATAAAAGAGAGCGACTACAGGAAGTTGGAAGAGCTGGAAGAAGGATTTGAGGATGAGGAGTAA
- the ispH gene encoding 4-hydroxy-3-methylbut-2-enyl diphosphate reductase, whose translation MEIKVAKSAGFCWGVKRAVNMAIDTLRKGKNTYCLGELIHNRREIERLKRLGMKFIDNMENLKRGDTVIIRSHGVSPRIIKELKNKGTSIVDATCPFVKDVHEKAMKLEKEGYPVLILGNPNHPEVIGIAGHLKSPLIASTLEEVEAIPKMAKLGVVCQTTLNLNFFREAISTLASKVKELKVYNTICSATSIRQKEARKLASKVDVMLIIGGKNSSNTTKLYQISKSVNPRSYHIESKEDIKEEWFREAESIGITAGASTPKWVIDEVVNYLSTLYKGGELSGRGVCQTTGGKL comes from the coding sequence GTGGAAATTAAAGTTGCAAAGAGTGCAGGTTTTTGCTGGGGAGTAAAGAGAGCCGTTAATATGGCCATAGATACTCTTAGAAAGGGGAAAAATACCTACTGTTTAGGGGAACTCATCCACAACAGGAGAGAAATAGAGAGACTAAAGAGACTGGGAATGAAGTTTATAGATAACATGGAAAACTTAAAAAGGGGGGATACGGTAATCATACGCTCCCATGGGGTATCTCCGAGGATAATAAAAGAGCTCAAAAATAAGGGAACCTCTATAGTTGATGCTACATGTCCCTTCGTTAAAGACGTTCATGAAAAGGCTATGAAGCTTGAAAAGGAAGGATATCCCGTTCTAATCTTGGGAAACCCTAACCATCCAGAAGTTATAGGAATAGCGGGCCACTTAAAGTCTCCTCTAATAGCCAGTACGCTGGAGGAAGTTGAGGCTATTCCAAAAATGGCGAAACTAGGAGTAGTTTGCCAAACGACCCTTAACTTAAACTTCTTTAGAGAAGCAATATCCACCTTGGCATCAAAGGTTAAGGAACTTAAAGTTTATAATACTATCTGTAGTGCAACATCAATAAGGCAGAAAGAGGCCAGGAAGCTGGCAAGTAAGGTTGACGTTATGTTAATAATAGGAGGTAAAAACAGCTCAAACACTACAAAGCTTTACCAGATATCAAAGAGCGTTAACCCAAGGAGTTACCACATAGAGTCAAAGGAAGACATAAAAGAAGAGTGGTTTAGGGAGGCTGAGTCAATAGGCATTACGGCAGGAGCCTCCACCCCTAAGTGGGTTATAGATGAAGTTGTCAATTACCTATCTACTCTTTACAAAGGGGGAGAGTTAAGTGGAAGGGGAGTTTGCCAAACTACTGGAGGAAAGCTTTAA
- a CDS encoding PfkB family carbohydrate kinase encodes MRREILAFGSIVIDNVLVVKKFAAVNETVQAEKYRYTYGGAGANVAVAAARLGVKSSLFAVAGSDFKRMNYEKHLKREGVDISGLLPAPFLMPRSFIISKEGSDDQVLYYYENKRGTSKILFENWKKAIKLANNHEVCHFSTGHFEFYYHILKKSSIKSVVSFDPGQETFSYPYRVKRLIPKCHMLFMNNHEAKRIKEILKIRSIKELIKEEKGPNLICISLGAQGSVVLFKCKSFRVPAVKPEKVVDPTGAGDSHRAGFISALLKGYTIETAAKIASTVASFTIEAEGAQKSLPRWEQVVKRYENFFKEPFPQPQKSWEEIKEELLS; translated from the coding sequence GTGAGGAGGGAGATTTTAGCCTTCGGAAGTATCGTCATAGATAACGTGTTAGTAGTTAAGAAGTTTGCCGCCGTAAACGAGACAGTTCAGGCCGAAAAGTACCGTTACACCTACGGAGGGGCGGGGGCAAACGTTGCAGTTGCAGCTGCAAGGTTAGGGGTTAAGAGCTCCCTCTTTGCAGTGGCAGGAAGCGACTTTAAGAGAATGAACTACGAAAAACACTTAAAGAGAGAAGGCGTTGACATTAGCGGCCTCTTGCCGGCTCCTTTCCTAATGCCAAGGAGCTTCATAATAAGCAAGGAGGGAAGCGACGATCAGGTCCTCTACTACTACGAGAACAAGAGGGGAACTTCAAAAATCCTTTTTGAAAACTGGAAAAAGGCTATTAAACTTGCAAACAACCACGAAGTCTGCCACTTCTCAACCGGACACTTTGAGTTTTACTACCACATACTTAAAAAGAGCTCCATTAAAAGCGTTGTAAGCTTTGACCCCGGTCAAGAAACCTTTAGTTACCCGTACAGAGTAAAAAGATTAATCCCGAAGTGCCACATGCTCTTTATGAACAACCACGAGGCGAAGAGGATAAAGGAGATTTTAAAGATACGGAGTATCAAAGAGCTAATTAAGGAAGAAAAGGGACCAAACCTAATCTGCATCTCCTTAGGAGCCCAAGGCTCTGTAGTTTTATTTAAGTGTAAGAGCTTCAGAGTTCCGGCAGTTAAACCGGAAAAGGTGGTAGACCCAACTGGAGCAGGAGACTCCCACAGGGCAGGATTTATCTCAGCCCTCCTTAAGGGTTACACGATTGAGACAGCTGCAAAGATCGCCTCAACTGTTGCCTCTTTCACCATAGAGGCAGAAGGAGCCCAAAAGAGCCTTCCCAGATGGGAACAAGTAGTCAAGAGGTACGAGAACTTCTTTAAAGAGCCCTTCCCCCAGCCCCAAAAGAGCTGGGAAGAGATAAAAGAGGAACTCCTATCTTAA
- the alaS gene encoding alanine--tRNA ligase, with protein sequence MKWSSDRIRETFLNFFKERGHVVVKSSPLVPKNDPTLLFTNAGMVQFKDYFLGKEEPPFKRATSCQKCMRAGGKHNDLENVGKTGRHHTFFEMLGNFSFGDYFKREAIKYAWELVTEVFKLPKDRLYVSVYEKDDEAFKIWRDEVGVPEERIYRLGEKDNFWAMGDTGPCGPCSEIYYDRGEEFACGENCGIGKCDCDRYLEIWNLVFMQYERDEEGNLKPLARPSIDTGMGLERIASVLQNVPSNYETDLLFPLVNWASQVSGIPYGKDDKSSVSMRVIADHLRAMTFLIADGVLPSNEGRGYVLRRIIRRASRHGRLLGINGPFLFEGVDKVVEIMGKAYPELVREKDLIKRVVKKEEERFSKTLERGLDILQEVIDELKSRGERVIPGEEAFKLYDTFGFPLDLILEVANDEDMEVDLRTFEKLLQEQKERARRAWKGGTQKVVSPELQELSKENPTVFTGYEHLEEYAKVVGILKDDKLVDELREGEEAFLILDRTPFYPEKGGQVGDTGVIEGNNCFCKVLDTQNITENLIGHRVRVESGSVKVGDFVEARVDEERRRAIMRAHTATHLLHKALREVLGNHVKQAGSLVLPDRLRFDFTHFEAPTKEELKNVEELVYKWVMDNYPVKVEELPYDEAIERGAIALFGEKYGKVVRVVDVGGVSVELCGGTHVKRSGDIGFFKITSESSVSAGTRRIEALVGEEAQKWVWEKEELVEGLRRELQVPEGQLLTKVSSLVEELKEKEKEVERLKKKLASSQVDSIVENSPSVKGVKVITAKLDGFGGKELAEIADVIRSKAGSCAVMLVGIKDGKASLLVALTRDLTDKLHAGQLIREIAPLLGGKGGGRPDMAQGGIKDLSKLSEGFNLFKRKVEEAL encoded by the coding sequence ATGAAGTGGAGTTCAGACAGGATAAGGGAAACTTTCCTTAACTTTTTTAAAGAGAGAGGGCACGTTGTTGTAAAGAGCTCTCCTTTGGTTCCTAAAAATGATCCTACCCTTCTCTTTACAAACGCCGGAATGGTTCAGTTTAAGGACTACTTCCTTGGAAAGGAGGAACCGCCCTTTAAGAGGGCTACTAGCTGCCAGAAGTGTATGAGGGCTGGGGGTAAGCATAACGACCTGGAGAACGTCGGGAAAACCGGCCGTCACCACACCTTCTTTGAGATGTTGGGTAATTTCTCCTTCGGAGATTACTTTAAGAGGGAAGCAATAAAGTATGCTTGGGAACTGGTTACAGAAGTTTTTAAACTTCCAAAAGATAGGCTTTACGTTTCAGTTTACGAAAAGGACGATGAAGCTTTCAAAATCTGGAGGGACGAGGTAGGCGTTCCCGAGGAGAGGATTTACAGGCTCGGTGAAAAGGACAACTTCTGGGCTATGGGAGATACGGGCCCCTGTGGTCCGTGTAGTGAAATCTACTACGATAGGGGAGAGGAGTTTGCCTGCGGTGAGAACTGCGGAATAGGGAAGTGTGACTGTGACCGATACCTGGAGATTTGGAACTTGGTCTTTATGCAGTATGAGAGGGACGAGGAAGGAAACTTAAAGCCCCTTGCCAGGCCTTCAATAGATACTGGAATGGGCCTTGAGAGGATTGCTTCTGTCCTGCAAAACGTTCCTTCAAACTACGAAACTGATCTCCTCTTTCCCCTTGTTAATTGGGCGTCCCAAGTAAGTGGAATTCCTTACGGAAAGGATGACAAGAGCTCCGTTTCTATGAGGGTAATAGCGGATCACTTAAGGGCTATGACTTTCTTGATTGCCGACGGAGTTCTTCCTTCAAACGAGGGAAGGGGTTACGTTTTAAGGAGGATTATAAGGAGGGCCTCCAGGCACGGAAGGCTCCTTGGTATAAACGGGCCTTTCCTCTTTGAAGGAGTTGATAAAGTAGTTGAGATTATGGGTAAAGCCTATCCGGAACTCGTTAGGGAAAAAGACCTTATTAAAAGGGTAGTCAAGAAGGAGGAGGAGCGCTTCTCAAAGACGCTGGAGAGGGGATTAGATATACTTCAAGAAGTAATTGATGAGCTAAAGTCAAGGGGAGAAAGAGTTATTCCGGGAGAAGAGGCCTTTAAACTCTACGATACTTTTGGTTTTCCTCTGGATCTTATCCTTGAGGTTGCAAACGATGAGGATATGGAAGTTGACTTAAGGACTTTTGAGAAACTGCTTCAGGAGCAGAAGGAGAGGGCAAGGAGAGCTTGGAAGGGAGGAACTCAGAAGGTTGTCTCACCTGAACTACAAGAGCTATCAAAAGAGAATCCTACAGTATTTACAGGCTACGAACACCTTGAGGAGTATGCGAAGGTTGTTGGGATACTTAAGGATGATAAGTTAGTGGATGAGCTAAGAGAGGGAGAGGAGGCTTTCTTAATCCTTGATAGAACTCCTTTTTACCCAGAAAAGGGCGGACAGGTTGGAGATACTGGTGTTATTGAGGGAAATAACTGCTTCTGTAAGGTTTTAGATACTCAGAACATAACCGAAAACCTTATTGGCCACAGGGTAAGGGTAGAGAGCGGGAGTGTAAAGGTCGGGGATTTTGTAGAGGCCAGAGTTGATGAGGAAAGGAGAAGGGCTATTATGAGGGCCCATACTGCAACCCACCTTCTCCACAAGGCTTTGAGGGAAGTTTTAGGAAACCACGTTAAGCAAGCTGGTTCTTTAGTCCTTCCAGACAGGTTAAGGTTTGACTTTACCCACTTTGAAGCTCCTACAAAAGAAGAGCTGAAGAACGTTGAAGAGTTGGTTTATAAGTGGGTTATGGATAACTACCCTGTTAAAGTTGAAGAGCTCCCCTACGACGAAGCAATAGAGAGGGGGGCTATAGCACTCTTTGGGGAGAAGTACGGAAAAGTTGTTAGAGTAGTTGACGTTGGCGGCGTTAGCGTGGAGCTCTGCGGAGGAACCCACGTTAAGAGGAGCGGTGATATCGGGTTTTTCAAAATTACTTCTGAGTCCTCAGTTTCTGCTGGAACCAGGAGAATTGAAGCTTTAGTTGGAGAAGAAGCTCAGAAGTGGGTCTGGGAGAAGGAGGAGCTCGTTGAAGGTTTAAGGAGGGAGCTCCAGGTTCCAGAAGGTCAGCTCTTAACGAAAGTTTCTAGCTTAGTTGAAGAGCTCAAAGAGAAGGAGAAGGAGGTTGAGAGGTTAAAGAAGAAGCTTGCCTCCAGTCAGGTTGATTCAATAGTTGAAAACTCCCCGTCGGTTAAGGGGGTAAAGGTAATTACTGCTAAACTAGATGGTTTTGGCGGTAAAGAGCTTGCAGAAATTGCGGACGTTATAAGGAGTAAAGCGGGAAGTTGCGCGGTAATGCTCGTCGGAATTAAGGATGGTAAAGCAAGCCTTCTTGTGGCCCTGACTAGAGATTTAACCGATAAGCTCCATGCAGGCCAGCTTATAAGGGAGATAGCTCCTCTTCTTGGAGGTAAAGGGGGAGGAAGGCCCGATATGGCCCAAGGGGGAATAAAGGATCTATCAAAACTATCAGAAGGTTTCAACCTGTTTAAGAGGAAAGTAGAGGAGGCCCTTTAG
- the smpB gene encoding SsrA-binding protein SmpB: MAGGNAPEIKNKKAYFDYEILEKYEAGIELKGTEVKSLREGKANIRDAFVRIENGEAYLFNAYIAPYTHGNLFNHEPTRRRKLLLHKREIKRLAGKVAEKGLTIVPLRIYFNKRGKAKVEIALVKGKKKYDKREAIKRRELEREAQKAMKYYR, translated from the coding sequence ATGGCCGGAGGAAACGCTCCAGAAATAAAGAACAAGAAGGCTTACTTTGACTACGAGATCCTAGAAAAGTATGAGGCTGGAATAGAGCTGAAAGGAACGGAAGTCAAGTCTTTAAGGGAAGGTAAGGCCAACATAAGGGATGCCTTCGTTAGAATTGAAAACGGAGAGGCATACCTCTTTAACGCATACATAGCTCCCTACACCCATGGGAACCTCTTTAACCACGAACCTACAAGGAGGAGAAAGCTCCTCCTTCACAAGAGGGAAATAAAAAGGCTTGCGGGGAAAGTCGCAGAGAAAGGATTAACAATAGTCCCCTTAAGGATATACTTTAACAAGAGGGGAAAGGCTAAAGTTGAGATAGCCTTAGTTAAGGGTAAGAAGAAGTACGATAAGAGAGAAGCAATAAAGAGACGGGAGCTTGAGAGGGAAGCTCAGAAAGCTATGAAGTACTACCGTTAA
- the rimP gene encoding ribosome maturation factor RimP, with product MEERAKEIVEKVKELLQPILEEGGFDLVDIEFVREPAGWVLRIYADRPKGGITISDCQWISERIGTVLDVEDIIPYSYNLEVSSPGLDRPLKNQKDFEKHRGIVVKIKTTEPLDNQRNFKGEVVSTSERGVTLHDVSRNAEVEIPYEKIKSARVDLDSLFD from the coding sequence ATGGAAGAGAGAGCTAAGGAGATAGTAGAGAAAGTAAAGGAGCTCCTACAGCCAATCCTTGAAGAAGGTGGCTTTGATCTGGTTGATATAGAGTTTGTTAGGGAACCTGCAGGCTGGGTTTTGAGGATATATGCAGACAGGCCTAAAGGAGGGATTACAATCTCAGACTGCCAATGGATCAGCGAGAGGATTGGAACGGTTTTAGACGTTGAGGATATTATTCCTTACTCCTACAACCTTGAGGTTTCCTCTCCAGGTCTAGACAGACCTTTAAAGAACCAGAAAGACTTTGAGAAGCACAGAGGAATTGTAGTAAAGATTAAGACTACAGAACCCCTTGATAACCAGAGGAACTTTAAAGGTGAGGTAGTCTCAACCTCAGAAAGGGGAGTAACCCTCCACGATGTATCAAGGAATGCAGAGGTTGAAATCCCTTACGAGAAGATAAAGAGCGCTAGGGTTGACCTTGACTCCCTCTTTGACTAG
- a CDS encoding 30S ribosomal protein S1 codes for MEGEFAKLLEESFKKLNQEVITGTVVKVTDREAFVDFGWKSEGVVPLKELGYKPKVGDKIEVCVVEPETEEGYALLSVNCARSIKEWERLADEIEKKGIVRGRIKQRVRGGYKVKLEEGLTVFLPMSQVDIMPVTQPDQWLDKEIEAKVLSVDRKRRSIVISRRKLLEEERAKKREETLKRLKEGDIVEGTVKNIVDFGIFVDVDGVDGLVHKSDISWSGLKTPFDVAKIGDRIKVKIKKIERDKERLVLSLKDVRPDPWEKIDELIKPGMEVEGEVVKEDKKGYWIYLPQDVAGYLPAKSLPKGVKLKYNYRYKFIVDSIDKEKRRVVLKWPEETLQK; via the coding sequence GTGGAAGGGGAGTTTGCCAAACTACTGGAGGAAAGCTTTAAAAAGCTTAATCAGGAAGTAATAACTGGAACCGTTGTTAAGGTTACAGACAGGGAAGCTTTCGTTGACTTTGGCTGGAAATCTGAAGGGGTAGTTCCCCTTAAGGAGCTCGGTTATAAACCAAAAGTTGGGGACAAGATAGAGGTCTGCGTAGTTGAACCTGAAACTGAAGAGGGTTACGCCCTCCTTTCTGTCAACTGTGCCCGTTCCATAAAGGAGTGGGAAAGGCTAGCAGACGAGATAGAGAAGAAGGGAATAGTAAGGGGAAGGATAAAACAGAGAGTCAGAGGGGGATACAAAGTCAAACTTGAAGAGGGTTTAACGGTCTTCCTTCCAATGTCTCAAGTTGACATAATGCCGGTAACTCAGCCGGACCAGTGGCTTGATAAAGAAATTGAAGCAAAAGTCCTCTCAGTTGACAGAAAGAGAAGGAGTATAGTTATCTCAAGGAGGAAGCTCTTAGAGGAAGAGAGGGCCAAAAAGAGGGAAGAGACACTCAAAAGGTTAAAGGAAGGGGATATTGTAGAAGGAACGGTTAAAAACATCGTTGATTTTGGGATATTCGTTGACGTTGACGGAGTTGATGGCCTTGTTCACAAGAGCGACATCTCATGGAGCGGCCTAAAAACCCCATTTGACGTTGCAAAGATAGGGGATAGGATAAAAGTAAAAATTAAGAAAATAGAGAGGGATAAAGAGAGACTCGTTCTCTCCCTTAAAGACGTTAGACCCGACCCATGGGAGAAGATAGACGAACTGATAAAGCCGGGGATGGAGGTTGAAGGGGAGGTAGTAAAGGAAGATAAAAAGGGCTACTGGATATACCTACCTCAAGACGTTGCAGGCTACCTTCCGGCTAAAAGCCTTCCAAAGGGAGTAAAGCTAAAGTACAACTACAGGTATAAATTTATCGTTGACTCAATAGACAAGGAGAAAAGGAGAGTAGTTCTGAAATGGCCGGAGGAAACGCTCCAGAAATAA
- a CDS encoding peptidylprolyl isomerase produces the protein MRGKLGILLTATLFLLSCSNGEKVSKAEKVKKEKGLQSRVCSDDTVLAKGKNIKVTLADYRSTWKLLNPKAKEFFKNHPEELLRRMVNRRLVLAYVKDSGLAKEYGLDREMEEFKKEYLSRKFVSDLARKRVKPISEEEIEKRFRELFPNKDPKEISQGDREFIKNELQVKAYDRAVSSVYSEIEKKLKVVKKDGKLTIECCGIKVSEKLGKDPKKQEEKLKERFLTEYFYSQALKAGYDKDPEFKRMFTEYFAGKAIEVFKRELSKKIEVKPEEVEDYYRRNKEKFKMPERVKAVVFYFSDERRAKEAKELLDKGKSWQEVAKRFGQFNARERVYYKDAKDPIGVAIFSIGNPKGKEAIIISLSENRYALAYPVQYILGGPIPFEKAKKFIELKLKERKLREAEEKELSKLWKEYKVKLENLSCLR, from the coding sequence ATGAGAGGTAAACTTGGAATTCTCCTGACGGCTACGCTCTTCCTTCTTTCCTGTTCTAACGGTGAAAAAGTTTCAAAAGCTGAAAAAGTTAAAAAGGAAAAGGGCCTTCAAAGTAGAGTGTGTTCAGATGATACGGTTTTGGCTAAAGGGAAGAACATTAAGGTGACCCTTGCCGATTACAGGAGCACGTGGAAACTCCTAAACCCTAAAGCTAAGGAGTTCTTTAAAAACCATCCTGAAGAGCTCTTAAGGAGGATGGTTAACCGCCGCCTCGTTCTGGCTTACGTTAAGGATAGCGGTCTTGCCAAAGAGTACGGTCTTGATAGGGAGATGGAGGAGTTTAAGAAGGAATACCTCTCCAGGAAGTTTGTTTCAGACCTTGCCAGGAAGAGAGTTAAACCGATAAGCGAGGAGGAGATAGAGAAGAGGTTTAGAGAGCTCTTTCCCAACAAAGACCCTAAGGAGATTAGTCAGGGAGATAGGGAGTTTATAAAAAACGAACTTCAAGTTAAAGCTTATGATAGGGCCGTCTCTTCGGTGTATTCGGAGATTGAGAAGAAGTTAAAGGTAGTTAAGAAGGACGGTAAATTAACAATTGAGTGTTGCGGTATAAAGGTCTCTGAGAAGTTGGGGAAAGACCCTAAGAAGCAGGAGGAGAAGTTAAAGGAGAGGTTCTTAACTGAATACTTCTACAGTCAGGCTTTAAAGGCAGGTTACGATAAAGACCCTGAATTTAAGAGGATGTTTACAGAGTACTTTGCCGGTAAGGCAATAGAAGTTTTCAAGAGGGAGCTCTCAAAGAAAATAGAGGTAAAGCCTGAAGAGGTTGAGGATTACTACCGGAGAAATAAGGAAAAGTTTAAGATGCCTGAGAGGGTCAAGGCAGTCGTTTTCTACTTCTCAGACGAAAGGAGAGCAAAAGAGGCTAAAGAACTCTTAGATAAGGGAAAGTCTTGGCAGGAAGTTGCTAAGAGGTTTGGGCAGTTTAACGCTAGAGAGAGGGTTTACTATAAGGACGCTAAAGACCCTATAGGGGTAGCTATCTTCTCAATAGGTAATCCAAAGGGCAAGGAAGCTATAATTATTTCACTTTCAGAAAACAGGTACGCTTTGGCTTATCCGGTTCAGTATATTCTCGGTGGACCAATTCCTTTTGAGAAGGCAAAGAAGTTTATTGAGTTAAAGCTGAAAGAGAGAAAGCTTAGAGAGGCTGAAGAGAAAGAACTTTCTAAGCTCTGGAAGGAGTACAAAGTCAAGCTTGAGAACCTGTCCTGCTTAAGATAG
- a CDS encoding YlxR family protein, giving the protein MRACAGCKRRDETEEFIRFVEFEGELLPDLTRKLPGRGYNVCPTYKCIKDFIKRKFRGRKNPDEIYERTVKALKDYILHLISLSHKTGITVIGQDEIKKLRSCEGTLILAEDLSPKTKERLKREEWLTLEDVFNSEEIGNALRRERRVGALFVERVGLGRKVYENVRKLKSLLSK; this is encoded by the coding sequence ATGAGGGCCTGCGCCGGGTGTAAGAGAAGGGATGAAACTGAGGAATTCATCAGGTTCGTTGAGTTTGAGGGGGAGCTCCTTCCCGACCTAACGAGGAAACTACCGGGAAGGGGCTACAACGTCTGCCCGACTTACAAGTGTATTAAAGACTTCATAAAGAGGAAGTTTAGAGGAAGGAAGAACCCTGACGAAATATACGAAAGAACAGTTAAGGCCTTAAAGGACTACATCCTTCACCTGATTTCCCTCTCCCACAAAACCGGCATAACGGTAATTGGCCAGGATGAGATAAAAAAACTTAGAAGCTGTGAAGGAACTTTAATCCTTGCAGAGGACCTAAGCCCTAAGACTAAGGAAAGGCTTAAAAGAGAAGAGTGGCTCACCCTTGAAGACGTTTTCAACAGCGAAGAGATTGGGAACGCCTTAAGGAGAGAGAGGAGGGTAGGAGCTCTCTTTGTAGAAAGAGTAGGCCTTGGAAGAAAAGTCTACGAGAACGTTAGAAAACTTAAATCTTTACTATCAAAATGA